The Lysinibacillus pakistanensis genome includes a window with the following:
- a CDS encoding GNAT family N-acetyltransferase, with protein sequence MDIFQATMNELEEVAMLFNEYRQFYGIESDQSSAKAFLQLRMALKESVIFMAVENDKAVGFTQLYPTFSSIALQRAYILNDIYVKEDARGQGVGTALMQKVFQYCEQQSARYVTLQTAADNINARKLYENLHMKQDQYCNYVKYFD encoded by the coding sequence ATGGACATATTTCAAGCAACTATGAATGAATTAGAAGAGGTAGCAATGCTTTTTAATGAATACCGCCAATTCTATGGGATTGAATCAGATCAAAGCAGTGCAAAGGCATTTTTACAATTACGAATGGCCTTAAAGGAATCCGTTATTTTTATGGCTGTAGAGAATGACAAGGCGGTTGGATTTACGCAATTATATCCTACTTTTTCTTCCATTGCTTTACAGCGTGCATATATTTTAAATGATATATATGTGAAGGAAGATGCAAGAGGCCAAGGGGTGGGCACAGCATTAATGCAAAAGGTATTTCAATATTGTGAGCAGCAATCCGCTCGTTATGTCACACTTCAAACAGCCGCTGATAATATTAATGCACGGAAGCTATACGAAAATCTTCATATGAAACAAGATCAATATTGTAATTACGTAAAGTATTTTGATTAA
- a CDS encoding glycosyltransferase family 4 protein: MSKKIAFICSVESYKLSDAHIFKDLCLVPILLGEYLGYDVTILTTEINEALLKETFPAVTFQHIPFEDDYVANMNNYLKEHAEEIDIVFAIGPYPSYLSILKTYKNCHPNGKIYMKLDVNRFWLNRLKTYPYFPELLQLCDVLSSECEAIQKSIIEFLNLDIKHVTNGYYELFQTEPVLFTEKRNRILMVGRLDAPEKQTLLAVKAFLAAQLSDWELRLVGPMSEDFKQEIRNLTDGSPIGSKVIMVGPIYNKEQLEVEYRRAKIFCLTSLVECYAHVFAEAAKNGCYIVTTDVDGAADITHHQRFGTIHPTHDWESVAQTLKQVTKQEQLLADTCEQLQAFARTELNWKHIVKKVAEYLQEKPL, translated from the coding sequence ATGTCGAAAAAAATTGCTTTTATTTGTAGCGTGGAATCCTACAAGCTTTCCGATGCACATATTTTCAAAGATCTTTGTCTTGTTCCAATTTTATTAGGGGAATACTTAGGCTATGATGTTACAATTTTAACGACTGAAATAAATGAAGCCTTGTTGAAAGAGACCTTTCCAGCTGTAACCTTTCAGCACATTCCTTTTGAAGATGATTATGTGGCAAATATGAATAACTATTTAAAGGAGCATGCCGAGGAAATTGATATTGTTTTTGCTATAGGTCCGTATCCTTCTTATTTATCCATCTTAAAAACCTATAAAAATTGTCATCCAAATGGCAAGATTTACATGAAATTAGATGTGAATCGTTTTTGGCTAAATCGATTAAAAACCTATCCATATTTTCCAGAATTGCTACAGCTTTGCGATGTTCTTTCCTCGGAATGTGAAGCCATTCAAAAATCTATCATTGAGTTTTTGAATTTGGATATTAAGCATGTAACAAATGGTTATTATGAGTTGTTCCAAACAGAGCCTGTTTTGTTTACCGAGAAGAGAAATAGGATACTGATGGTAGGTCGATTGGATGCTCCTGAGAAACAGACTTTGTTAGCCGTTAAAGCATTTTTAGCCGCACAACTCTCAGATTGGGAGCTGCGCTTAGTGGGTCCGATGTCAGAGGATTTTAAGCAGGAAATACGAAATCTTACGGATGGAAGCCCAATAGGAAGTAAAGTAATTATGGTAGGACCTATTTATAATAAAGAACAATTAGAAGTGGAGTACAGGCGCGCTAAAATATTTTGTTTAACCTCTCTCGTGGAGTGCTATGCACATGTGTTTGCAGAGGCAGCCAAAAACGGCTGTTACATCGTGACGACCGATGTTGATGGTGCCGCTGATATTACCCATCATCAACGATTTGGTACGATTCACCCAACACATGATTGGGAAAGTGTAGCACAAACATTAAAGCAAGTAACAAAGCAGGAGCAATTACTAGCAGATACATGTGAGCAGCTCCAAGCGTTTGCAAGAACAGAATTAAATTGGAAGCATATAGTGAAAAAGGTTGCTGAATATTTACAGGAAAAGCCCCTTTAA
- a CDS encoding glycosyltransferase family 2 protein: MKISFLSPAYNSAEWIVTMLDSIPKEYAYEIIVCDDGSTDHTLALLKDYQKGCPALKIIAHPRNLGASVAYNRCIEEATGDYIAIIDSDDHYLPAIRNVLAQVDGQYDIYYYNMLTKAGYAFIKDDSNRYTLPGQFKIIRRSLIGDAKFTIRKDIAGDWDFNCALMDKNPTSKYTNELAYWYNFPRENSEYDLHRRGLK, translated from the coding sequence ATGAAAATTAGCTTCTTATCCCCTGCCTATAATAGTGCGGAGTGGATTGTAACAATGCTTGACAGTATTCCAAAAGAATATGCCTATGAAATTATCGTTTGTGATGACGGCTCTACGGATCATACTTTAGCACTATTAAAAGACTATCAAAAAGGCTGTCCTGCCTTAAAAATTATTGCCCACCCACGTAATCTAGGAGCTAGTGTAGCTTACAACCGCTGTATTGAAGAGGCTACAGGCGATTATATTGCCATCATCGATAGTGATGATCATTATTTGCCCGCTATACGTAATGTGTTAGCACAGGTAGATGGTCAATATGATATTTATTATTACAACATGCTAACAAAGGCTGGTTATGCATTTATAAAAGATGACTCCAATCGTTATACATTACCTGGACAATTTAAAATTATTCGAAGAAGTTTAATAGGAGATGCGAAATTTACTATAAGAAAAGATATTGCTGGGGATTGGGATTTTAATTGTGCCTTAATGGATAAAAACCCCACTAGTAAATATACAAATGAATTAGCCTATTGGTATAACTTTCCGAGAGAAAATTCTGAATATGATTTACACCGAAGAGGCTTAAAATAA
- a CDS encoding polysaccharide biosynthesis protein — MFKDKILLITGGTGSFGNAVLKKFLNTDIQEIRIFSRDEKKQDDMRKLYQHPNLKFFIGDVRDIQSIHNAMYNVDYVFHAAALKQVPSCEFFPLEAVKTNILGTDNVLTAAIQAGVQKIICLSTDKAAYPVNAMGISKAMMEKTLIAKSRMVHQDQTLICGTRYGNVMASRGSVIPLFIEQIKSGKPLTITDPKMTRFMMTLDEAVELVLYAYHHAENGDIMVQKSPAAYIENLAQALLEIFQAQNSIQTIGTRHGEKLYEVLLTKEEAAKAIDMGNFYRIPADNRDLNYGKYLEEGSPKITLSNEYNSNNTKILTVAEIKEKLLKLTLLQEELQHWTGGKP; from the coding sequence ATGTTTAAAGATAAAATTTTGCTAATCACCGGGGGCACTGGCTCTTTTGGCAATGCGGTATTAAAAAAGTTTTTAAATACCGACATTCAAGAAATTCGTATTTTCTCTAGAGATGAGAAAAAACAAGATGATATGCGTAAGCTCTATCAGCATCCTAATCTTAAATTTTTTATTGGGGATGTACGAGATATTCAAAGCATCCATAATGCAATGTATAATGTCGATTATGTTTTTCATGCCGCTGCTCTTAAGCAAGTTCCTTCCTGCGAATTCTTTCCTTTAGAGGCTGTGAAAACAAATATTCTAGGAACAGATAATGTATTAACCGCTGCTATTCAAGCTGGTGTACAAAAAATTATTTGCTTATCTACGGATAAAGCTGCCTATCCTGTTAATGCGATGGGCATTTCCAAGGCGATGATGGAAAAAACCTTAATTGCTAAATCAAGAATGGTTCATCAAGATCAAACATTGATCTGCGGTACACGATATGGCAATGTCATGGCTTCACGAGGCTCTGTCATTCCTTTATTTATCGAACAAATTAAATCTGGTAAGCCTTTAACCATTACAGACCCAAAAATGACGCGCTTTATGATGACCCTTGATGAAGCGGTAGAATTAGTTTTATACGCCTACCATCATGCTGAGAACGGAGATATTATGGTACAAAAATCTCCAGCAGCCTATATCGAGAATTTAGCTCAAGCGTTACTAGAAATTTTCCAAGCTCAGAATAGCATACAAACAATTGGAACACGACATGGAGAAAAGCTGTATGAGGTGTTATTAACAAAGGAAGAGGCCGCAAAAGCCATCGATATGGGCAATTTTTATAGAATCCCTGCCGATAATCGCGATTTAAATTATGGAAAGTATTTAGAAGAAGGCTCGCCGAAAATAACATTATCGAATGAGTACAACTCTAATAATACAAAAATACTGACAGTAGCTGAAATAAAAGAAAAGTTACTAAAGCTCACTCTTCTGCAAGAAGAACTACAACATTGGACGGGAGGAAAGCCTTGA